In one window of Spartinivicinus marinus DNA:
- a CDS encoding adenylyltransferase/cytidyltransferase family protein produces MNHKTKQIGVFGSAFNPPTQGHASVIEQAAKDFDQILLVPSAAHAFDKEMLDFAKRVTLLEKFILQFTSLSCQLSICPIEMEMLQQQPDKPVFTYDLLDKLDKSYQASGPSIQLSFILGPDNMVPETWQKFYRADDIKQRWTLYPVQEKRTVRSTTVRSLLAAGADKSELTGLLSPEVTDYIFETGLYQSLQAQ; encoded by the coding sequence ATGAACCATAAAACCAAACAGATTGGCGTTTTTGGCTCAGCTTTCAATCCACCCACTCAGGGACATGCCAGCGTTATTGAGCAGGCAGCAAAAGATTTTGATCAAATTTTGTTAGTGCCTAGTGCCGCGCACGCCTTCGATAAAGAGATGTTGGACTTTGCTAAACGAGTTACCCTACTGGAAAAGTTCATCCTTCAGTTTACAAGCCTCTCTTGCCAGCTCAGCATCTGCCCAATAGAAATGGAAATGTTACAACAGCAGCCCGATAAGCCTGTGTTTACTTATGATCTGTTGGATAAGCTAGATAAAAGCTACCAAGCAAGTGGTCCATCAATACAACTTAGTTTTATTTTAGGGCCTGATAATATGGTTCCTGAGACCTGGCAAAAATTTTACCGGGCAGATGATATCAAACAACGCTGGACGTTATACCCTGTACAAGAAAAGAGAACGGTGCGCAGCACAACAGTAAGAAGCCTGCTTGCAGCAGGTGCAGATAAGTCAGAGTTAACTGGGTTGTTATCTCCAGAAGTGACTGACTACATATTTGAAACTGGCTTATACCAATCTCTTCAAGCGCAATAA
- a CDS encoding NUDIX domain-containing protein, whose amino-acid sequence MAKPSFKLQDTEITLQDRAYNGFFKIDRYQLKHRLFQGGWSQSLTREVMVRRPATAVLLYDPHHNQVVVVEQFRVGALAANDKNPWLIEIVAGIIETGETAEDVAIREAKEEANCDIQQLLPICEYYPSPGGCSEKLHLFCGIIDTSVVVEGVFGLAEEGEDIRVSCIPAKQAITMVQDGKINNAASIIALQWLALNKSDIQERFSQT is encoded by the coding sequence ATGGCCAAACCCAGCTTTAAACTACAAGATACTGAAATCACTCTACAAGACCGGGCTTACAACGGCTTTTTCAAAATTGATCGCTATCAACTTAAGCACCGCCTGTTTCAGGGGGGCTGGAGCCAATCATTGACTAGAGAGGTCATGGTTAGGCGTCCGGCAACTGCTGTTTTACTTTATGACCCTCATCATAATCAAGTGGTTGTTGTAGAGCAATTCAGAGTTGGTGCTTTGGCTGCTAACGACAAAAATCCTTGGCTAATAGAAATTGTCGCCGGTATTATCGAAACGGGAGAAACCGCAGAAGATGTCGCTATTCGTGAAGCCAAGGAAGAGGCCAACTGTGACATACAACAGCTTTTACCTATTTGTGAATACTATCCTAGTCCTGGTGGCTGTTCTGAAAAACTTCACCTGTTTTGCGGCATTATAGATACCTCAGTTGTAGTTGAAGGTGTGTTCGGGTTGGCAGAAGAAGGAGAAGATATTCGCGTAAGCTGTATCCCGGCAAAGCAAGCCATCACTATGGTACAAGATGGAAAAATTAACAACGCTGCTTCAATTATTGCTCTGCAATGGCTCGCCCTAAATAAATCAGATATCCAGGAGCGCTTTAGCCAAACATAA
- a CDS encoding OmpA family protein gives MDPLTALKKHCWCFVCYWWLIFPALLLPHVIAVGVVEAGAEELADTEPAIDQGLGDKDGDGVIDARDQCPSTDSRLTVNNQGCPEKGMKTIKETVVIPFYPDTPETNTLKISQIQQLAIFARKYPSANITLTGHSEQSGNRQKNKAQALTRARVVKEILVSRFKIKESRIKLHTVGAMQPLMTVAAELDKKKNRRVVGEAKTEIKGQIKRWDVFQ, from the coding sequence ATGGACCCGCTAACAGCTTTAAAAAAACATTGCTGGTGCTTTGTTTGTTACTGGTGGCTAATATTTCCTGCTCTACTATTACCTCATGTTATAGCTGTAGGAGTAGTAGAAGCAGGAGCGGAAGAGTTAGCTGATACAGAGCCAGCAATCGATCAAGGCTTAGGAGATAAAGACGGTGATGGGGTAATTGATGCTAGAGATCAGTGCCCTAGTACTGACAGCCGGTTAACAGTTAATAATCAAGGCTGCCCTGAAAAGGGGATGAAAACGATAAAAGAAACAGTAGTTATCCCATTTTATCCTGACACACCAGAAACCAACACATTAAAAATATCGCAAATTCAACAGCTTGCTATTTTTGCAAGAAAGTACCCCTCTGCAAATATTACATTAACTGGGCACTCAGAACAGTCTGGCAACAGGCAAAAAAATAAAGCTCAAGCGCTCACGCGTGCTCGTGTGGTTAAAGAAATCTTAGTGAGCCGTTTTAAAATTAAAGAAAGTCGTATCAAGCTTCATACTGTGGGAGCAATGCAACCGTTAATGACAGTTGCAGCAGAGCTTGATAAAAAGAAAAACCGTCGGGTCGTAGGCGAAGCTAAAACAGAAATTAAAGGACAGATAAAACGCTGGGATGTTTTCCAGTAA
- a CDS encoding TolC family outer membrane protein, giving the protein MRLFVRAGKPFALACSLFYVLPTQAATLEETVAKALDTNPQTLISLQRYRAGTAAIGSAKSGYLPSLDLATGIGHQRKSSPGTRASGEDNTDFTRRELSLSLRQMIFDGFATSSEVDRTTNENLAQASTLSSTAENVALRVAEVYLNVLEKQQLLELAERNLKTHNRIFQQIRLRAESGVSRSSDLAQITGRRARAKTNVINAKNNLMDAEAEFFRVVNLVPAKLVIPRPNHKYLPLNMQAAVKQATENHPTLVSASYDIKAAESQYEASKSPFMPRVDFEVDQTWDRDNDGVHGRDNDLTAMVRMRYNLFNGFGDKARKEESAYRVEEARAVKKNAYRQVVEGLKLSWNAYRYLNEQKVSLKQHVNSSRQTVSAYQQQFNIGKRTLLDLLDSENELFQARQAYIEADYDELLSRYRVFNATGQLLPALNVKLPDAWTR; this is encoded by the coding sequence GTGAGATTGTTTGTTCGCGCAGGAAAACCATTCGCGTTGGCTTGTAGTTTGTTCTATGTTCTGCCAACACAGGCTGCCACTTTGGAAGAAACTGTGGCAAAAGCACTGGATACTAACCCACAAACCTTAATCAGCTTACAACGTTATCGTGCTGGAACGGCTGCGATTGGCTCAGCAAAGTCTGGTTATTTGCCCTCTTTAGATCTGGCTACTGGGATTGGTCATCAACGTAAGTCATCACCAGGCACTCGGGCAAGTGGTGAAGATAACACCGATTTTACCCGACGAGAGCTGTCGCTATCGTTACGCCAAATGATTTTCGATGGGTTTGCTACTTCAAGTGAAGTGGATAGAACGACTAATGAAAACTTGGCACAGGCGAGCACTTTATCTTCTACCGCAGAAAATGTTGCTTTGCGAGTAGCAGAGGTTTATTTAAATGTGCTGGAAAAACAGCAGCTGCTTGAGTTAGCAGAGCGCAACCTAAAAACGCATAATCGCATTTTTCAGCAGATTAGGCTAAGAGCAGAGTCTGGTGTTTCCCGTAGTTCAGATTTAGCACAAATCACCGGGCGTCGTGCTAGGGCAAAAACTAATGTGATTAATGCGAAAAATAACTTAATGGATGCTGAAGCCGAGTTTTTCCGGGTAGTTAATTTGGTTCCAGCCAAATTAGTTATACCACGACCTAACCATAAGTACTTGCCGCTCAATATGCAAGCTGCGGTTAAACAAGCAACGGAAAACCACCCTACACTGGTTTCGGCTAGTTATGATATCAAAGCAGCTGAATCTCAATATGAAGCGAGTAAAAGCCCATTTATGCCAAGGGTAGACTTTGAAGTGGACCAAACCTGGGATCGTGATAACGATGGTGTTCATGGCAGAGATAATGACTTAACTGCAATGGTACGGATGCGTTACAACTTATTTAACGGCTTTGGGGATAAAGCGAGAAAAGAAGAATCTGCCTATCGAGTAGAAGAGGCAAGAGCGGTTAAGAAAAATGCCTATCGCCAGGTAGTAGAGGGCTTAAAGCTTTCTTGGAATGCTTATCGGTACTTGAATGAACAAAAAGTGTCGTTAAAACAGCATGTAAACTCAAGCAGGCAAACCGTATCAGCCTATCAGCAGCAGTTTAATATTGGTAAACGTACATTGTTAGACTTACTGGATAGTGAAAACGAATTGTTCCAGGCAAGGCAAGCATATATCGAAGCAGACTATGACGAGCTCTTGTCTCGCTATCGAGTATTTAATGCAACAGGGCAGTTACTACCTGCACTGAATGTTAAACTACCTGATGCATGGACCCGCTAA
- a CDS encoding DUF2927 domain-containing protein, translating into MLKCNADDINAWQNVSYLVSAFHRTAFYSEYPAQHVPLRKWQSPVKIYIDSRVGFKDIQHQLVSAQAEELAQITGHPVTVTKEKSEANVVIVFAHSTKIPNIIVENGGGIPLLNVAAKSLCFFQIKVSQLDWVIQEASIYIPPDTARAVARLPGCVAEEMAQIMGLTNDDDQLFPTVFNDESVFDELTPLDKTLLKVLYNDKLKPGMGWEQSKGVVEEIIQHLLTNTKK; encoded by the coding sequence GTGCTGAAATGTAACGCTGATGATATCAATGCATGGCAGAACGTAAGCTACTTAGTTTCTGCATTTCATCGAACGGCTTTCTACTCAGAATATCCTGCTCAACATGTACCATTACGAAAATGGCAAAGCCCAGTCAAAATTTATATTGATAGTCGTGTTGGGTTTAAGGATATACAGCACCAGCTGGTTTCTGCTCAAGCTGAAGAGCTAGCCCAAATAACAGGGCATCCCGTAACAGTCACTAAAGAAAAAAGTGAGGCAAATGTAGTTATTGTGTTTGCTCATTCCACAAAGATCCCAAATATAATTGTTGAAAATGGTGGCGGCATACCATTGTTGAATGTAGCAGCAAAAAGTTTATGCTTTTTTCAAATTAAAGTATCTCAGCTGGATTGGGTGATTCAGGAGGCTTCTATTTATATTCCACCTGATACAGCGCGAGCAGTTGCTCGCTTGCCAGGCTGTGTTGCAGAAGAAATGGCCCAAATAATGGGATTAACCAACGATGATGATCAGCTATTTCCTACTGTATTTAATGACGAAAGCGTCTTTGATGAGTTGACGCCGTTGGATAAAACATTATTGAAAGTGCTTTATAATGATAAATTAAAGCCAGGTATGGGGTGGGAGCAAAGTAAAGGAGTAGTAGAAGAAATTATCCAGCACTTGCTGACTAATACAAAAAAATAG
- a CDS encoding retention module-containing protein, which yields MAEQTKLQANIDQNPVGFVKKLTGQSVAVSSIGAERALNIGDPVYPRDKVVSKSGEVLVEFTDGSSLNMGPNDQTVLADDVIPSRQDSADVSEAITDLSTIHHAIQAGADPSQVTIKTAAGIQQASSPDSDEGSDMVEMARDGHETISDAGFNTGSVASTLDGVTTSTQTALKETGLKESTLNKGKLADVPSEVMKNLDTGRPEATEPNSSPTTDPVSPTVTNPSTPPTTNPDSPSTIDPGTTGPSTPSTTGPDPVDPPVIAIDSIGATNDSTPEITGTATPGTTVTIMVDGQQLEAKTGADGRWSVTPDKPLPVNQSVTVKGIATDDQGQTSQPDQTSLIVDTKIKLPEIITPIEGDNIVNAEEDDHVLVEGTAEPNSQVTVTLSDGSNTKTAIVTTDDQGRWTLQGKEVDLSKFNNGKITVDATATDTAGNTSSAKTAEITLDNQVPFTHHEFDLAENRLAGYKVGEIKADDTGKVTYRFANGTQTSDDGFFQLDENTGAITLTDKGAAASLLDFENGNNKDLLNVVATDDVGNTATGKVQINITDVDEEPTVGNVELPAINEDSSIIIKPADLLANAKDPDGDSFSVTELKLTNPTVGVLVANGDGTWTFTPNKNYAADNVELGFTVTSTKYSVEAKATIDVIAVADAPTLSVSSNTQTFNALKDAVNNPDGSIQLTAEENNKHGTAWSEEKIDLTKDFTLNFQLNFGNKDSDGADGIVFVLQNNEKGIEAVGKSGGGLGFEGLENSFGIEFDTWKNATDLDEDHAAFVNGGYVKHDKELTSRQPLDNIEDGKWHDVQITWDASEQRITYKFTNQTTGKEVTDSVVRDIVNKDLGGSTEAWFGFTASTGGSNNTQSVRNVELHDATISLDIKAAVTDDSEALGDVIISQVPTGIELSAGTNNNDGSWTLKQTELKGLFLDTQHYRGDQDFSLVIQATSSENNGSAAATLQVINIEVNGADAVKPGATVSGTSGHDAIFGDIGDDIIFASAGNDSLTGNDGADQFIWGKDAVVSGTVANPVEDHITDFNNGEDILNLKDLLEGENVNTIDDYLAINFDGKSTTIEVSPMGDDQTVQKVVLENIDLPSEYGTADSHTILQNMTNDGTLIIDQ from the coding sequence GTGGCTGAACAGACGAAACTACAAGCGAATATCGACCAGAACCCTGTAGGTTTTGTAAAAAAGCTGACGGGGCAATCAGTTGCAGTTTCGTCAATAGGTGCAGAAAGGGCTTTGAATATAGGTGATCCTGTTTATCCTAGGGATAAAGTTGTCAGCAAGTCAGGAGAGGTGCTGGTTGAGTTTACCGATGGCTCTAGCTTGAATATGGGGCCAAATGACCAAACGGTATTAGCTGATGATGTTATCCCTTCTCGGCAAGATTCTGCAGATGTCAGTGAGGCCATCACAGACTTGAGTACTATTCATCATGCTATTCAGGCTGGAGCTGATCCCTCTCAAGTAACCATAAAAACTGCTGCAGGTATACAGCAAGCTTCATCACCAGACAGTGATGAAGGAAGTGACATGGTGGAAATGGCTAGAGATGGTCATGAAACTATTTCTGATGCAGGGTTTAATACTGGTAGTGTTGCCTCTACTTTAGATGGAGTAACAACCAGTACCCAAACTGCACTAAAAGAAACTGGTTTAAAAGAAAGCACTTTGAACAAGGGTAAGTTAGCTGATGTTCCCTCAGAGGTTATGAAAAACCTTGATACTGGCAGGCCAGAAGCTACAGAGCCAAACTCATCACCCACCACTGATCCTGTATCACCCACAGTTACTAACCCTAGTACGCCACCAACAACGAATCCTGACTCTCCTTCGACCATAGACCCTGGAACTACAGGTCCCAGTACACCTTCAACGACAGGCCCTGACCCAGTTGATCCACCTGTTATTGCTATCGATTCTATTGGCGCAACTAACGACAGTACTCCAGAAATAACCGGCACGGCTACACCTGGTACAACAGTAACGATTATGGTTGATGGACAACAGCTAGAGGCTAAAACAGGAGCCGATGGGCGTTGGTCTGTTACACCTGATAAGCCACTACCCGTTAATCAGTCTGTTACGGTTAAAGGCATAGCAACAGATGATCAGGGGCAAACCTCGCAGCCTGATCAAACAAGCTTGATTGTAGATACAAAAATTAAGCTTCCAGAGATTATCACCCCCATTGAAGGAGATAACATTGTTAATGCGGAGGAAGATGATCATGTATTGGTGGAAGGAACTGCTGAGCCCAATAGCCAAGTTACAGTAACCCTCAGTGATGGCAGTAATACCAAGACAGCGATAGTGACGACTGATGATCAAGGGCGCTGGACCCTGCAAGGAAAAGAAGTTGATTTAAGTAAATTCAATAACGGTAAGATCACCGTTGATGCGACAGCTACAGATACAGCTGGTAATACCAGCTCTGCGAAAACAGCCGAGATCACACTTGATAACCAAGTACCCTTCACTCATCATGAATTCGATTTGGCTGAAAACCGTCTTGCGGGCTATAAGGTTGGTGAAATCAAAGCAGACGACACTGGAAAAGTAACATACCGCTTTGCTAATGGTACCCAAACCAGTGATGATGGCTTTTTCCAGTTAGATGAAAATACCGGCGCAATTACGCTGACTGATAAAGGCGCTGCAGCAAGTTTATTGGATTTTGAAAATGGTAATAACAAAGATCTGTTAAATGTAGTTGCAACCGATGATGTGGGTAATACTGCTACCGGAAAAGTACAGATTAATATTACTGATGTTGATGAGGAGCCTACGGTTGGCAACGTGGAGTTACCTGCCATCAATGAAGACAGCAGTATTATTATCAAGCCAGCAGATTTGCTGGCAAATGCCAAAGACCCTGATGGCGACAGCTTTAGTGTAACTGAACTGAAATTAACAAACCCTACGGTGGGGGTGTTGGTGGCCAATGGTGATGGCACATGGACATTCACTCCCAACAAAAACTATGCAGCAGATAATGTAGAGCTTGGGTTCACAGTTACCTCAACCAAATACTCTGTTGAAGCCAAAGCAACAATTGATGTTATTGCTGTTGCAGATGCGCCAACCCTTTCTGTTAGTTCAAACACCCAGACGTTTAATGCGCTAAAAGACGCCGTTAATAATCCAGATGGCTCTATCCAGCTGACAGCTGAAGAAAATAATAAGCATGGGACAGCCTGGAGTGAAGAGAAAATCGATTTAACCAAAGATTTTACGTTAAATTTCCAGCTGAACTTTGGTAACAAAGATAGTGATGGGGCTGATGGTATTGTGTTTGTTTTGCAAAATAATGAGAAAGGCATTGAGGCGGTAGGCAAGTCAGGTGGAGGGCTAGGATTTGAAGGCTTAGAAAATAGCTTTGGTATTGAATTTGATACCTGGAAAAATGCAACTGATCTTGATGAGGATCATGCAGCTTTTGTAAATGGAGGATATGTAAAACATGATAAAGAGCTTACCTCTCGTCAGCCGCTAGACAATATTGAAGATGGTAAGTGGCATGATGTTCAAATAACCTGGGATGCTAGTGAACAACGTATAACCTATAAGTTTACTAACCAAACAACAGGAAAAGAGGTAACTGACTCAGTTGTACGAGATATCGTCAACAAGGACTTGGGTGGGAGTACGGAAGCCTGGTTTGGTTTTACCGCAAGTACCGGTGGCTCTAACAATACGCAAAGTGTCAGGAATGTTGAGTTGCACGATGCAACAATTTCTTTGGATATAAAAGCAGCAGTGACTGATGACTCTGAGGCGTTAGGGGATGTCATTATTAGTCAGGTGCCTACAGGCATTGAGCTGTCAGCTGGGACTAATAATAACGATGGTAGTTGGACGCTTAAACAAACAGAACTAAAAGGCCTGTTCTTGGATACCCAACACTATCGTGGTGATCAAGATTTCAGTTTAGTAATACAGGCGACAAGTAGTGAGAATAATGGCTCGGCAGCAGCAACTCTACAAGTGATTAATATTGAAGTGAATGGAGCAGATGCTGTTAAACCGGGGGCGACCGTTTCAGGTACTTCAGGTCATGATGCAATTTTTGGTGATATTGGTGATGACATTATTTTTGCAAGTGCTGGCAATGATAGTCTGACTGGCAACGATGGTGCCGATCAATTTATCTGGGGTAAGGATGCGGTTGTTAGTGGAACGGTTGCTAATCCTGTAGAAGATCACATAACTGACTTTAATAACGGTGAAGATATTCTTAACCTGAAAGACCTACTTGAAGGCGAAAATGTAAATACAATTGATGATTATTTAGCAATAAACTTTGATGGTAAGTCTACTACAATTGAGGTAAGCCCGATGGGTGATGATCAAACTGTGCAGAAAGTAGTGCTGGAAAATATAGACCTGCCTAGCGAATACGGTACAGCTGATTCACACACAATTCTTCAGAATATGACAAATGATGGGACACTAATCATTGACCAGTGA